A section of the Saccopteryx leptura isolate mSacLep1 chromosome 4, mSacLep1_pri_phased_curated, whole genome shotgun sequence genome encodes:
- the LOC136403999 gene encoding cytochrome b-c1 complex subunit 2, mitochondrial: MKLLGRAGSLSRFYSLKVAPKVKGTAAPPGAPLHPQDLEFTKLPNGLVIASLENYAPTSRIGLFIKAGSRHEDCNNLGTSHVLRLASSLTTKGASSFKITRGIEAVGGKLSVTSTRENMAYTVEGLRDDIEILMEFLLNVTTAPEFRRWEVAALQSQLRVDKAVAFQSPQARIIENLHAAAYRNALANSLYCPDYRVGKVTSDELHHYVQNHFTSARMALIGLGVSHPVLKQVAERFLNMRGGLGLAGAKARYRGGEIREQNGDSLVHAAFVAESAAAGSAEANAFSVLQHVLGAGPHVKRGSQATSALCQAVAKGINQPFDVSAFHASYSDSGLFGIYTISQAAAAGDVIKAAYSQVKAVAQGNLSSADVQAAKNKLKAAYLMSVESSEGFLDEVGSQALTAGSHVPPSTVLQQIDSVADADVVNAAKKFVSGQKSMAASGNLGHTPFVDEL, from the exons ATGAAGCTGCTCGGCCGCGCGGGGTCCCTCTCG aGGTTTTATTCCCTCAAAGTTGCTCCCAAAGTGAAAGGCACAGCCGCGCCCCCAGGAGCCCCTCTGCACCCTCAGGACCTGGAG TTTACCAAATTACCGAATGGCTTGGTTATTGCTTCTCTGGAAAACTATGCCCCAACATCAAGAATCGGCCTGTTCATTAAAGCAGGCAGTCGGCACGAGGACTGCAACAACTTAGGAACCTCGCATGTGCTGCGCCTGGCGTCCAGTCTG aCTACAAAAGGAGCGTCATCTTTCAAGATAACCCGTGGAATTGAAGCAGTTGGTGGTAAATTAAG TGTGACTTCAACCAGGGAAAACATGGCCTACACTGTGGAGGGCCTGAGGGATGACAT CGAGATTCTAATGGAGTTCCTGCTCAACGTGACCACGGCCCCGGAGTTCCGTCGCTGGGAGGTGGCCGCCCTGCAGTCTCAGCTGAGGGTGGACAAAGCGGTAGCTTTTCAGAGTCCGCAGGCTC GTATCATTGAAAACCTGCATGCCGCGGCTTACCGCAACGCGCTGGCCAATTCCCTGTACTGTCCTGACTACAGGGTCGGGAAGGTGACGTCCGACGAG TTACACCACTATGTTCAGAACCATTTCACAAGTGCGAGAATGGCGTTGATCGGACTTG GTGTGAGTCATCCTGTTCTGAAGCAAGTTGCTGAGCGGTTCCTGAACATGAGAGGCGGGCTGGGCTTGGCCGGCGCGAAGGCCCGGTACCGTGGAG GTGAAATCCGAGAGCAGAACGGAGACAGTCTGGTCCACGCTGCGTTTGTAGCAGAAAGTGCGGCCGCAGGGAGTGCGGAGGCCAATGCGTTCAGCGTTCTCCAGCACGTCCTCGGCGCCGGGCCCCACGTCAAGAGGGGCAGCCAGGCCACCAGCGCTCTGTGCCAGGCTGTTGCCAAGGGGATTAACCAGCCATTCGAT GTTTCCGCTTTTCACGCCAGTTACTCCGACTCCGGACTCTTCGGGATCTACACGATCTCGCAGGCTGCGGCTGCCGGAGAT GTCATCAAGGCTGCCTACAGCCAGGTGAAAGCGGTCGCCCAGGGAAACCTGTCCAGTGCAGACGTCCAGGCGGCCAA GAACAAGCTGAAGGCGGCGTACCTGATGTCCGTGGAGTCCTCTGAGGGCTTCCTGGACGAGGTGGGGTCCCAGGCCCTGACTGCTGGCTCCCACGTGCCGCCCTCCACCGTCCTGCAGCAGATCGACTCGGTGGCCGACGCCGACGTCGTCAAC